caacaggagcgcgcgcgctgaaaatacactccagtgaaaacactccagtgtattttcagtgcgcgcgctcctgtggctctggtgtgcattttttcaatagtttgacatgacaattagaaaattcaaatatccctctattagttacACTTACTTAGTGTTACGACGCGTTCGTGGGAGGTGGCCTGAATGTGATTGCTATCACATCTCAAAATAAAACGCGAACGTAAACGTAATTAAACAGACTTTACTGCGACACACGACTGTACGGATTAAAAAGGTTACATTCTAAGAACTCTTAAAACAATGACAAACAACAACATTAATTGGTATCCGGTTTATGCTTTTGACGTCTATCGTGTGACAGCCTTCAGCTGCCACCGATGAGCCCAGCGAGAAAGCGACGAACGCGTTATGCTCCGAGGACCGTGTTCCCAGCGCTTCAGTTACCGTTGTCGCAACATCTCCCCTTTTAGAACTGCTGATACcaggctattgacatcctattgtttagcccattgccagatcgtagccaggatgtcccgggctataattttttttcatactgcgtttcaatgatgacagcgggctatgtctattgatgatgatgacaccgcgcttgtcaccggctcggCTGATACAGATAAAACCTCGCTGGTGGTCTTCTTGTTCGGGAAGATCGGCGAGGTATTGCGGGCTGTACGGTCGGTGTGCTAGCTGCAGCCGACTCAAAGCTTGAAGAGGTGGTAGTTGAGGACGAAGACGACGGGTCCGAGCTAATTGCCGGACTAACAGGTGGTGATAACGATGGAGTCCGAATTACGTCGCTTGAATTTGATCTGGACGCAGATACTTCGTTGCTCACTCTATTCAAAGGTTGTAGGTCCCAAATATCGAGAAGCAAATCCAGTTGGCGTTGCTTCGATCCAGGTGAGACGCTATTCCCAGAATCTTGATGAAATATTCGGCTGCGCAGCTGGTTGAGATGCGACCGAACTAAGCGACGCTTTTCGGTAAGAACGTTGTACATAACATGGCCTAATTTTTCTACGATTTTTCCGGGAACCCAGTTCCAGGCGTTTTTGGAGTAGATCTTGACGTAGACGGGATCACTGGTGTTGAACGTTCTCAAATTGGGCTTATTTGGGTCGACCTGTACT
The nucleotide sequence above comes from Armigeres subalbatus isolate Guangzhou_Male chromosome 3, GZ_Asu_2, whole genome shotgun sequence. Encoded proteins:
- the LOC134222605 gene encoding uncharacterized protein K02A2.6-like; this encodes MALNSRVHYSPSFVRQTGLNTLPLHRSALSLTARRNNLSIHSKGRLKKLEKGKETTDEILETFLLAYRSTPNRSAPEGLSPSEHMFGRRIRTCLELLRPPTKQQPSAPVQVDPNKPNLRTFNTSDPVYVKIYSKNAWNWVPGKIVEKLGHVMYNVLTEKRRLVRSHLNQLRSRIFHQDSGNSVSPGSKQRQLDLLLDIWDLQPLNRVSNEVSASRSNSSDVIRTPSLSPPVSPAISSDPSSSSSTTTSSSFESAAASTPTVQPAIPRRSSRTRRPPARFYLYQPSR